The following proteins come from a genomic window of Drosophila sulfurigaster albostrigata strain 15112-1811.04 chromosome X, ASM2355843v2, whole genome shotgun sequence:
- the LOC133848378 gene encoding proton-coupled amino acid transporter 1, which yields MDAEAPSIPQATDQNKSSPETTTTNPATETNGTTVAVANGKQPAEDETHPPTSYLETIVHLFKGNIGPGLFAMGDAFKNGGLIVAPLLTVLIAIICIHCQHVLIACSKKMRDLRGDTVCADYAITVKQCFENGPIKLRGWSHTMGRLVDVFICVTQLGFCCIYFVFISTNVKQILQAYDIQMDVHLVMLLAFIPVLLSSLITNLKWLTPVSLFANVCMIVGLAITLYYALKDGLPEVGERAYWTNGSQLALFFGTAIFAFEGIALVMPLKNAMRKPRQFESTLGVLNVGMFLVSVMFMFAGSVGYMKWGEHVGGSLTLNLGDTILAQCVKLMVSMGVLLGYPLQFFVAVQVMWPATKQMCNLEGRSLCGELIFRTLLVIVTLAIAELVPALGLFISLIGALCSTALALVFPPVIELIARSEPNKGPGVWICVKNLIILVLALLGFFTGSYESLKEIVKHFGMEETH from the exons GCGCCAAGCATTCCACAGGCAACAGACCAAAATAAAAGCAGTCCagagacgacgacaacgaatCCGGCGACGGAAACAAATGGAACAACAGTCGCTGTTGCGAATGGAAAGCAACCCGCTGAAGATGAGACGCATCCACCCACAAG CTACCTGGAGACCATTGTACATCTGTTCAAGGGCAACATTGGACCCGGCCTCTTTGCCATGGGAGATGCCTTCAAGAATGGCGGCCTCATTGTTGCCCCGCTGCTCACCGTGCTGATTGCCATCATCTGCATCCACTGTCAGCATGTGCTGATCGCCTGCTCGAAGAAGATGCGCGATTTGCGTGGCGATACCGTTTGCGCCGATTATGCGATCACAGTGAAGCAATGCTTCGAGAATGGTCCCATCAAGCTGAGGGGTTGGTCTCATACAATGGGTCGGCTGGTGGATGTATTCATCTGTGTGACACAGCTGGGCTTCTGTTGCATCTACTTTGTGTTCATCAGCACGAATGTGAAACAG ATTCTCCAAGCTTATGACATACAAATGGATGTGCATCTGgtgatgctgctggctttcaTACCCGTGCTCCTCAGTTCGCTGATCACGAACCTCAAGTGGCTGACGCCCGTGTCGCTGTTCGCCAATGTTTGCATGATTGTTGGCCTGGCGATCACGCTGTATTATGCTCTGAAGGATGGACTGCCGGAGGTGGGGGAACGCGCCTACTGGACGAATGGTTCACAGCTGGCGCTCTTCTTTGGCACCGCCATCTTTGCCTTCGAGGGCATTGCGTTGGTGATGCCCCTGAAGAATGCCATGCGCAAGCCTCGCCAGTTTGAGAGCACGCTCGGTGTACTCAATGTGGGCATGTTTCTCGTCTCTGTCATGTTCATGTTCGCCGGCTCCGTTGGCTATATGAAATGGGGCGAACACGTTGGCGGCAGTCTAACCCTCAATCTGGGCGATACCAT TCTGGCACAGTGCGTTAAACTGATGGTCTCGATGGGCGTACTTCTCGGTTATCCGCTGCAGTTCTTTGTCGCCGTCCAGGTCATGTGGCCAGCCACCAAGCAGATGTGTAACCTCGAGGGACGTTCGCTGTGCGGCGAACTCATCTTTCGCACTCTGCTCGTCATTGTCACGC TGGCGATTGCGGAACTTGTGCCTGCCTTGGGTCTCTTCATCTCGCTGATTGGCGCCTTGTGTTCGACGGCCTTGGCTTTGGTCTTTCCGCCCGTCATCGAGCTGATCGCACGCAGTGAACCCAATAAGGGACCCGGAGTTTGGATTTGTGTGAAGAATCTAATCATCTTGGTGCTGGCATTGCTCGGTTTCTTCACCGGCTCCTATGAGAGCCTCAAGGAGATTGTCAAGCACTTTGGCATGGAGGAAACGCATTGA